The genomic window CTGAGTTTCCCACACTGACTCTTTGAATGCTGTGGTCAATGAACCACAAAGGGACTTTGAATGGAGCTTTTGTGACTGATACTGGACGGATGTTGAAGTAGAAACTGAGCCTGACGTCACCAACCATCTGGAGGGAAAGAACACCATTGGCTGGCTCTGACAGTTTGTAAAGTTTGAAATTGTTATTAAATTTTGAGAATCATCTAATCACTGTCAAatatttttcagacattttcaacattaaGTAAAATTTGTGCCATTTTTTCAACAACTGGATCAGAATTTCATCTCTATACATGAGGCTGGGAGGTTGAGACAGCTGTTCCCTGAAGTGTGCCATATCTCTTTGGAGAATAGGAGGCTGCTGGTGGGGTTGATGATGCTAATCAGGCTCAACTTTGCTCTCCAGAGCTTTCCCACACTCTGTCCATTTAAAGGAATTTAGGCATGTGCCTAAATCCAAACTGAATTTTTGAGGAGTCTTCTTAACACTTGGAGGCAattatgtcttttctttttatagtgTACAGCTCATTGagatttaatttcaaaatatatAGAAAGTCAAATTTGGAGTAATGGAAACTAGTGGAGAAATCATCTTAGTCATTTAAATATTCAACAGATCTATAGTCTAAATATAACCAATATATGCTGAAGtcatgtttgatattttgctGTGCTCATACAGTTAGtaaaacactgaacattttccCATTGTCTTGTTTTCAAAGCCAAAGTGTTTTAAGGCCATAATCCTGAAATGTTATTGAAATTTTGAAAACTCAAATCTGATATGTTTTGTATTCTGAATAACAATTTCAGGGTCACGTTGTGCCTcacaaatgtatttacatttactaTTCCAAGTCCCAACTTTTGGAAATGGCACTATATACAACTGGTGGAGGTGTTTTTaatcaaaagaagaaaaagttcaaaTTGAATCTATGATTTTAAACATATAGaagaatgttttcagtttttggagaGTCTCTTTTAACCTCTGTCTCCTGAGGCCAAAGGTCTGGATCTATTGTCCCGCAGGGGCTCAATTTGAAGTAAAATTGGAAGTATCAATCAGTGACTTTGCTAACTTTAGGAAAATGGCAATATATAAAACTGGTGACAGTGATTTCAATCGATGGAAGAaaagatttacattttaaacagataagaatgttttcagtttttggggCTAGAGTCTCTTTTAACCTCTGTCTCCTGAGGCCAAAGGTCTGGATCTATTGTCCTGTGGGGGCTCTGTGAGTGAGTTTCCTCTGGTTTCCCACACtctgtgttttcactgcttTCACTGGAGGAACAATAGAAGTGTGTCTCATTATGCATCACATTAGATGCAATATCAGGCCTCTTTAAATAAGGAGAATGATTAAGATTAAACTTTTTACATTAAAAGACTTACAACTTACAGTTATACCAAAAGGATGTTGAAGTAAAGGTGTCTTTGAAATGTAAGTTTTCTAATTTGGTTTGATGGTTTGACCTACAGCAGAGTGACataaaattgataaaaacacttcatcaaACATCTTAATGGAACGGCTTCACAAAGTATTATCTTTACCTACATCATGGGTGCATAATTACTGtgtattgaatatttttcaaCTAAAGGTTGGAACAGTAATTGAATTCAATGAGTTAAGTGTGGAAAGTCACTTTTGTCAGTATAAAGAGGTAAAATATGacacaaaatacatgaaaacacaaatttagCAACTTgcactgtttgtttattcaaCGTGGCACAATGAGCCACATAAAGGTTGCAAGATTCAACAAGACGTGAtgatacatcacaacaacaacttgTAGATTTCTACAAGACACACTGTACTCAGAGAGAGTAAAGGAACAGCTGTCtttataaaagacaaacaattgACAGTATTCGAGGACACAGTTCTCACTGTCCTTTGAAATCTTTTCCAAATGGATTAAAAACTTTACACTGATCTTACAACAGATGGCATTGTTCTAAATGATCACAAAATTCAATTGATtttcaatatgaaaatattatgtTGTCACTGGAAAACTGTGACAGTGTGACCTTAATCAAAGCTTTTACAGTAAAAGAATAAACACATTGATCTTAAAACAGATCATTTCTGAGTAATCACATGAAGTGGGGTAAAGTCCACTGTGATAAAATATCCATAAAAAGGACAATTAAGATTTTTGTTCAGAATGATTAATACTAATCAAGAAGTAACAAATATCACCATGGCATTATATTGAAACAATACATGTCATGTAGAGAGGCATTAAAGTATCACTAGAAAATTGTGATAGCATGATTTTAAGCAAACTTTTTAGAAAAAAGGATAAATGGATCTTACAACAGATCAGTTTTGACTAATCACAGAGATTACATGAAGTACAATAAGGAATAATAACAATTGCCGATGCAATCAGATTTAGTTCATGCTACATGCATGACAAGATGCTCTTTCTTCACTTGAAAGATATTGTTGCTGTCATTTCCTTAGGAAATGTCATCtagcacaaatacaaaaacacacaaatcagccttctgtatacagaagaaCAAGTGAATTAAATCTCAAATGATTCAGTCCAGTAATGTTTGACCAACATGGTCATCTCAGTTTGTCTGGTAGTGTCTCCAGTCTGTATGAGTCTACCACGGCCTCCAGAGGGCGCTGTTGACTGGACTCTTCTCTTTGGTGATGCTGGTCTGGACTGTGGAGCTCAGAGGGGAGAAGTCAGCCTCTCTCAGGGACTTATCAGAGGAagactgcagcttgttgaagTGGTTCAGCAGTTGACTCTGGGACTGTGTCATCACCTTTTCCTTGGACAGGAAGTGTGCCACTTCTTGGACACACCTGGAGTAGCCCTGATCCACAGCTGCTGAGTGAACAGCTTGATGTTTTTGCTGCAGTCGTCTCAGGAAGCAAACTGTCATCTCCAGGATGTCTGCTTTCTCCAGCTTGGAGTCTGGCTGCTGTTTGAGGAACTCTGGACCCAGGAGAGACTTGAGCTGCTCAATGCTGCTGTTGATTCGCTCTCTGCGTAACTTCTCCACCAGAGGCTTTCTGAGctgcagaaagaagaagaaagtcatTAATTAACTTATTCTGGAGTTTAATGTTAGCATAAAAAGAGCAACCTGTCATGAAAAGATGAAGTCATCATGAATCTTCAATTTACCTTGTGGGTCAGAGTCAGATGGTCCTGAGAGTTGGTCATTGCTGCAGTGATTGTAGGTGCCATAGCTGgatctctgtgctgtagaggTCTCTGTAGAGAGAATCTGATCTCTGCTGGCTTCATCCCTCCTATTTATAGTCCCACATCTCCATATGAATGTGTGGGTCTTGGTCTGGTTGAAGTTTCTCACAGTCtcatccaatcagagagctTGGTGAGACAAAAGAGGATGCAGCATGCTGAATGCTGTTAATGCCTGGGGGACAATGGTTAGATCTCAGGGGAACAGGTGGAGGACTGGGGGGATGATGGAGAGAGACTCACAGAGCTCTGTATGAATCTGGGAAAGTGGTGACCCTGTAGAGACCAGATCTGCTGCCTGATGCTGAGATCAATGACTTTGAACACACGCTGATTGTTCCATCACACACGTGGGAGAAAGACAATTAAGTACattaaggataaaaaaaaatactatatgAAGTgttaactgaatttaaaaataagTAGAAATAGACTTTTTGTCTCTAATGATTCTGTTGAGCCATGACCTAAAATCAACCAACTTACACTACTTATCTTCTATGTTCTCTTTATGATTCaacttccttttttattttctacagtttgatatttttcccaaattttgtttaattcatGATACTGTTATTTAGAAGCCAATTCTGCCAGGCATTAAATATGAGTGTGATAGTAATGGTATTTTTAAAACTTGAGTGCAACAATCACGCTGCCGTCCAGATGTAGCAGTCTCCTGACTTGTGCCTTGTCTTCAGTGTGAGTAAAAAGTTGATCTGAGTTTCCCACACTGACTCTTTGAATGCTGTGGTCAATGAACCACAAAGGGACTTTGAATGGAGCTTTTGTGAC from Thunnus maccoyii chromosome 3, fThuMac1.1, whole genome shotgun sequence includes these protein-coding regions:
- the LOC121890808 gene encoding transcription factor HES-5-like — its product is MKPAEIRFSLQRPLQHRDPAMAPTITAAMTNSQDHLTLTHKLRKPLVEKLRRERINSSIEQLKSLLGPEFLKQQPDSKLEKADILEMTVCFLRRLQQKHQAVHSAAVDQGYSRCVQEVAHFLSKEKVMTQSQSQLLNHFNKLQSSSDKSLREADFSPLSSTVQTSITKEKSPVNSALWRPW